GGGTGGATAAACATGGTGAGGACCAGAACCGCCTAACATGACATAAGACCCTGACTCCTGGAGTAGATATATCCTTGGATATATCCGGTTCAGTGGGTTTTGATGCAAACATCTTGGTTATATCCTTCATATAAATGCTTACCAATTTGATGTCTTATTGGCCTATTTAGGTTCCATGGAACTAAGCTAGCAGAGATGCCATTCATTGGCACTCGCCATATATATAGGCGCCAGGGAATGTGTCGTCGTCTTTTCTCAGCTATTGAGATGGTAAGCTGTGAGGAGTACTTTATATAACGTATTATATTTctgtattatttatttcttattatccTTTAGCTTAAATTTGTCGTCATCTTTTCGTGTTTGAAGGCTCTCTGCTCTCTCAGGGTTGAGAAACTAGTCATTCCTGCAATTGCTGAACTTACACATACATGGACTTCAGTTTTTGGTTTCAGTCCTATAGAGGAATCACTCAAGCAAGATATGAGATCCATGAATATGCTGGTTTTCCCTGGTATAGATATGCTGCAGAAGCTACTTCTGGAGCAAGGAAACACGAAAACAAGCTTGACTGCTGCTACAGGTTTTTAGTTAATGCAACCGTTGCCATtgttttaagttatgtttattCATTGCTCTTTAACTTGTCAAATTTTCATGTAGTTAAGAAGCAAACTGAATCAGGATCTACGGAATGTATCACACCTGAGGTGGCTAACAAATTTAAACCCGGTTCCTTGTTTGGGCATGATACTGAATCTGCAGCTGCAGATTCAGATTCCCAGTGTCCGAATGTTTCTATCAATGATACTTGTGGGACTAGTGGTTCCTTGGACGCATCAGTCGAACCTAATGAATCTGCGATGAACAGTATACCTGATGTTAACCCTAGCTCAATCCACGATGCCAACGAGACAGAAATTAAGGCAGGATTGGATTCTCCAGCAGAAAATAATACTCAGTCTTGTATGGAGGGTATGGATGATACAAGCGTACGTGTTATTGAAACTCAAGTCACAACCTCTGATAACGGAACTGATTCACTGTCAGGGGACAAGGCAACTGAGTCTGCTTCGGAGAACAAAAACCATGCGACCTCCTCTACAGACGATAGTGCAGTAGACATGGGAAATCAAGCAGTATTAGACTCTCCAATCCCAAAAATTACTCCATCCTGTGAAGAGGTGGATACGGATGCAGCTGCCCTAGCTTCTACTTCTGATGTCAAAACTGAGCTCATGGTTGATGAGACTATTTGTACCAATTCTGAATCAGGGGAATAATCTGTCTTCTTGTTTTATGATGAAAGTCGTGACGCTCAATAGAGAGACGGAAAAGAAGATAGAATTAGATCCTTTTCCTGATGAAGATGACATTCAATCTTCAAAATGAAGTGAGAACAGTAATGTTCATCCGGTCGATAACGTAGCTGTTTCTGATGAACTCGAAGTCCGAGTTTGAGTTGAGAAAACCACCACGCTTGCTGATGATACCGAGCAGAGTCTGCTTCCCCTGAGAAAATCATTAATCTCTGGAGCAAGTACACCCCAAGTTCTGATCCATCAGGTATGGCAAATAAATCAGCATTGGGTCTCTGGCAATCAAGATTCTACTTTCTGAGGAGCGTGATgtgtgtaatttttttttataatggggGCAGCTCAGCCCCCCACTGaaaatcatttttaacttttggggtctaaaatgtaatttccacaagttttagaaaataattttaacttttttttctcccacaaattttaaattccataaGACTTTTGGAAAATTCTGTCACGGGAGGAGGTGCCAAGACTTTGATTTGTTGGAATGTCTtctttataaattaattcagtaatttcattaattaagttCCAATTAAGTCCAATATTAATTCACTCTCTTAATAGCTCGATAACTACTTAACCAACTTTATCTGAATTGTTTgatttaggttattttatttattactccATTTAACTATTACAATcatttatcttcaatttgattcaatataaaatcaaataatccTTCCATctatgtttgataaattatattaatattaaaatgtgtatcttttatttttatttttggaattcaattagattttaaaattcaagttcaatgttcatcataacattttttaattacatgcgtatttcttttaaatgtcacaaaaaattaataaaaaattaacaatctcatacaattgaaaatgaattttaaaatctaaaaagtaaattactaaatttaaaatatatatatatatatataagaattaaattctaaaaattttaaatattttaacctaaaaacaaatattaagttttagtttgaaaaatcataattaacgACGCCGTATCTGTTTTCGCCCTGCCATCCGTCTCTGTTTGTATTTTCTTCCCACTCCCCCTCTCTCTCAGAGCATCCACAAATGGAGCTTTCCATTTCTTCTCGCCTACTCAACACCTCCTCCGCCGCCGCCGCAACTGCGCTACTAAAGTCCAAGCCCAGAGTTCATAATAGACATACCTCAATCCCTCTTCTCCCTCTCAAACACCCATTCTCCCCTCTCACTTTGAAACAAATGAGTAACAATTCCCAGTCAACGCTTTCTTGTTCCTCTCTTCCCCAAAACAACACCCCTCCTGCCCCATCTTCCCCTTCAACCGCATCAGGTAAATGAAACCCAAATCCAAAATACCATAAAGATCATTGCTTTTAATTTATctcatcatttttttattaaatctcTTGGGGAGTGGATTAGGTCGGATTGGAGAAGTGAAAAGGGTAACGAAAGAGACGAATGTGTGGGTTAAGATAAACTTGGATGGCACCGGAGTTGCTAATTCTAGTACAAGTATTCCCTTTCTCGATCATATGTTGGATGTATGCTTCTTTGTTTTTTCCTATTTGCCCttttttggattgaatttttttttcatgagcTACTAATTGATTTACTTTCGTGGTTTTTCTAATCTTAGCAATTAGCCTCTCATGGTCTGTTCGATGTGCACGTCAAGGCTACTGGCGATATTCATATTGATGATCATCACACCAATGAAGATGTTGCCCTTGCTCTTGGGACGGTGTGGTTTCCCCGCATTTTACATGAATTTTATTACTGAAATCATCCAGGAAGAATGGACACCTTAATTTCTTGCAAGTTTTATGAATATCATATTAGTTTATGTCAGTAGTTCAAGATTTTGATTTGCATTGCTTAGTGAGTTATCTGTCTCCTTTCAGGCATTGCTTCAGTCACTTGGTGATCGTAAAGGGATTAACCGGTTTGGTGATTTTTCAGCTCCTCTCGATGAAGCATTGATACATGTTTCACTGGTATGACATTGTATTGCATGGTTATTTCTTAAGCATGATCTTATGGTACTATTTGAAACTCGAAACTGTTGATTTCTGTTTTGATTCCAATATATTTCCTGATATTAGATGTATAGGTTCAGTGCTTAATCCTAAGGCTTAATCCTTGAACTTTATAATGTGGCATGATAATATGATGGTTCTATGAAATAGTATTGAATTTATGCGAATGTAATTCTTCAGAAAACCATGTTTCATAGTGAATGTTCGAATTCATAACGATGCTAATTTCTGTATTGTTTTTGTCCTAGGATTTATCTGGCCGACCGCATTTAAGTTATGATTTAAACATTCCCACTGCAAGAGTTGGAACATATGACACTCAGGTAATACCTCGTTCTTCATATTCTTCTGGTACAATAATATCTGTTTTGTCTACTACAGGGGAAACTTGTCAATGGGGTTTCATCGTTTTATATTGCTGTCTTAAGCGGGTAGCTTCTGTATTATTGCTTGTTTTCGAAGTATATTAATGCTGAATTTCACCGACACATTCTTAAAATCTAATATTCACAGTTAGTGGAGCATTTTTTCCAGTCATTGGTCAATACTTCTGGCATGACACTACACATAAGGCAGGTAGTAATACGCTCATCCTTAAAGGAACTCTTGTTCCTACTAAATTCATGCTTGTACAAGTTCTTTTTCAGAGCATTAATTGCCCTTTTATAGTACTGCTAAGAAATTTTGCAAGTAATTGAGCCTAAGCACATATGTTAGCTTATCAATCAGCCATATcgttcttttcatatttacagCTTGCTGGAAAAAATTCGCATCATATAATCGAGGCAACCTTTAAGGCTTTCGCTAGGGCTCTTAGGCAGGCAACAGAGTATGATCCACGTCGCCTTGGGACTATACCGAGGTTCGGTTCCCTGCTATTCTGATCAACTAAATGCTGATCCTTATACTTATCATACCCTTTCTAAAGTAGATGTCCAGTTTTTTAATAGTTAAGATAGTCATTATGTTGCATTAGTTTTTTGTTGTACTAATCATATAGATTATAGGGGCATATTTGATTGATTTCAAAAGTAAATTTCTTGATTAAATGAGTTCATTGGTTTCAAGGACGAATCCAAAGGGGCAGGCAGGGCTTCGTCCCCCTTGGATAAGATGGTGAAATTGTGTTTCTGGACCCTCTTGAAAATTagcaatttgatttttatcCTGACCCCACCCAAGAATTTCTGGCTTTGCCCCCGCTtggttttctttaatttattcataatttcataatcacATCCCATTTCATGTTACAAATGTGCTTCCATTATTCTAAAGTTGTGAGCCATTTGCCTTATGCAGCTCAAAAGGAGTTCTATCAAGATCTTGATGTTTTCCTTGgatgtttattttagtttgaagCTTTGGGTATTTGAGAAATTAAGATGTGAGGCTCAAACGTGTTGCTTTGGTTTTTTGGTTTCCCTCTTAATATTCCATGAACATGAATTTGTATTAGAAATTACAATGTATTGTAATTGGAATTCCCCCTATTTTGTATGTCGTGAATCATGATGATGAACTATGCTTTACTTCAGAGTAATTTGCATTGAACCAATGTTATGCTGGgcagttttttttatataaacatgatggttttttaaagaaaatgacaaaaatacaaGGAAATCGGTATTATTTAGGAAGAGATTTATCACGCAACTTACACATTCATGGTGcggttaaaaaataaatatttttattaaaaattcacatGGTTACAATGGCAAAATTAATTGTCTATCATGCTTGGTGTTTAAGGTTCTAAGTCttagtataattaattttttttattaatttattgtataaaaatatgtatatgtgaggataatttagtgattttatGACTGAGTTAACGTTCGTTAATTCcgtaaaatatttaatataagtaTGGATAGATTAAGAATCACATAATGAGGGTAAATTATATACGTAAGCATGATTTCACTTAAGTTGATCCTCGGTTGATTCACAATGAAAGATAGATTGATGATTTAAGAACCGCATAACCagggttttatatatatttttctctgGAGGGGGGGGAAGAGTGGGCATTGGGCAAAGATCAGTCGCGCCACAGGAATAGAGGTTTCAAATAAACCACGTCTGACCTCATTAATGGTTCTCTTGTTTGGTCCTTAAATTTTCTGTAAGTTCTTTCTCAAGCCCATTGTGATTGGGTTTAGACGGGCTTAAAAAGCCCATTTCTATtccaaaaaataagaatattttatgattaaaatatattattttaaaatagtaatttgttGTAGTCCGAATGGAAATTGCCTTCCAAGGCCTGGTCCACCTGGCCAGCAGTTAGCCCAGGCCTTGTACATATCTAGCTGTAAAGGTATCATCGATGATATACGAGATAACGAGTTCAAGGTagcatgttttaatattattatgtttctTTTCACATGGTTCACTTGAAATTGGGTGGGCATCTGTCTCTTACTGATAAAATGTTGATCTTTTTCATGCTTAGATCATTCACTCATTGTAGACATTCCATGGTCTGTTTCTTGTGCTCATATTCTTGCATGCTTAGATCATTcgttgtaaaattataaaaccacTAGCAGCATATGGAAACCACGTGCTCTTCAATCCAGGcattatgaataaatttatctcattttcatctttcttaGAACTATGCTTTTCACCTGTCGAAATTCAAGTTCTAGATTGAAATATGTAGGTGGTTGGCTGGATGTGTGCATGCCATTGTGTTACTATTTGGTGCCAACCAGTGAATCCCAAATAAGTGAGCCCGTACATGTTTTGGCTTGCACCATGTGAGTGTTTTAACATCTTGTCAGCAGCCATTGTCTGTGCAAAAACCTTTTGAGGGGTCTTATGTTGGGAGTAGAAAACACAGTTACTAGATTTGTCTACTGCTGAATCTAGAAGATGCTTTCTATGGCTAATATCAACCCTGGTAGAGAAGGTCATCTGGGTATTATAGTGGTCAAATCTGCCGATGATCAGTCGGGCCTGAAGGATGCTATCAGGTATGCTGAATGTTTTGAGAAGGAACCCCATGGTCAGAAAAGTTGGTCCCATATACAGCCCTTGACACTAGGCAAGGAAGGATATATGATTAGTCTCATGAAGGTGAATGAGAGGActggagagaaaaaaaaaaggacctTTTATGGAACCTTGGAACAGTTGCTGATCCAAATAAGGTTGATTTTGATATGAGGAAGAGGGCTGTGATTGAAAATCAGAGAGTAGTAAATTCTGGCCAACATCGCAAAGTACAACTATTTAATCCCGTGAATAACTGGTCCATAGATTTCTATCAAAAGAAAACTGGTCCGTAGATATTCCCATTTCATGGTGCTGTAAGGAAATGAGTTTCTGGGTCCAGTTGTTTTAATGGATGACATTATTAGGTGTTAGACTTGAGTTGCCAAAAACATATAGCTTGTTTTATCAAGGTTAAGGTTTTAGATCTTGGACTGTGGACTAGCTTCTGAGTCTGTGGAGATTTTGCAATTTTGCATATATTATGGTGGGATTGTGACCAAAATCCTTTATGACATCTAATCAATTGATGACAGTGGCATGGTTAGCTTTACTACCACATGGCCTTTATActcattttttatcttttttttcaattatcatGGTAGACATGATAATTTGCCATGTATTTATGTTGGGactatgatatttttaaaagttattttttgtGTATTGTGTTAAAAGAGTGAACAATAATGCAAATCAAGAGTTTAAGTTTGTCTTAACTATTGTGTTCTTCCATGAAAGAAGAATGAAGAGCAGGTATGGCTTTGGTTATTGGATATTGATGCTTAGGATTTTTTTGGATGGCCAAATGGCTAATGGTTTAGGCTGATGATATGATCTTGCTTTGTTTGCATTGTACATAAAATCTATACTTTGATTATTCTATTCCTATGCCAACTTCCATTCTTTCATTATTTATGAAGTAAATAATGatactatttatgtttattcatGTGAATTAGTAGTCCTTTCACCATCATCCAGTCATTGAAATCAACAATGGGTGGTGGTGGTGAATGGATATGGATTTGAGAATCAGCAGTGCCAATGAAAGGGGCAGGGCGGCCTTGAAAATGGGATCCTAGCACTAGTTAAGGCATGTTGTCAAAAAGCCTAGCCTAGCAACACAAATACTAGCTAGAGTTGATTGGGTAATTAAAAGTTAGATTGTAATTTacccctctactaaaaaaaaaaggggtaaattaatatttatacggTAGATCAGATAGTAAATTAGCCAtgtctaataaaaattttattcatttgtattgttaaaaactgacgTGATTGATGAAATAATCATATACATACCACGTGTACTTCATACCGATGTACAAGTCTAGTTTTctactagtataaatagataaattttttaacagaataatCAGTTTGCTCTTAAATCTGATATATAGGAACTAATTGACTCAATTTTTAAGTAGAGTGGGTAAAATACAATCCAACTCCTAGAACAAAGGACTCCATAATAATTtcattctaattaaaatataaaagctcAAGTATGGTTGTAAATTGTTTGAGTTATGTATTAAGGTATTAGAATTTGATCATTGAGTAACTAAGGGTGAGTTTTGATGGGCGATGTGTTTACCtgtattttttgtaaaaacaatGATGgtagtgagattagatattgtagcgaAACTGTAGCATGAGataaaagtaagctaaacgtaTCGCATCACCCATTGAAACCCACACTTAGAAAGGTTAACATATACGAAGGTACCTAAATTTGGCAACTTGTACCTACTTGTTACATCaacttaatattaatttatatacttattaaaatatgttgacATGACATTGACGATCAATAATATTATGACACATGGTAATCGCACATTTTGACatgtgataattttttaataaattttaaatatttttattgccACATCATCATATTAGTGTTAGTGAATTActtaaatgaatataaaaaaattacaattttcaaatttaaatatcaactaagttaaaaaaaaaagtttaggacTTAGAAACATATAAATTGGGTGAAGAATGAAGAGAGAACGGGTAGTGGAATTGGACAGTGA
The window above is part of the Gossypium raimondii isolate GPD5lz chromosome 9, ASM2569854v1, whole genome shotgun sequence genome. Proteins encoded here:
- the LOC105800519 gene encoding imidazoleglycerol-phosphate dehydratase 1, chloroplastic gives rise to the protein MELSISSRLLNTSSAAAATALLKSKPRVHNRHTSIPLLPLKHPFSPLTLKQMSNNSQSTLSCSSLPQNNTPPAPSSPSTASGRIGEVKRVTKETNVWVKINLDGTGVANSSTSIPFLDHMLDQLASHGLFDVHVKATGDIHIDDHHTNEDVALALGTALLQSLGDRKGINRFGDFSAPLDEALIHVSLDLSGRPHLSYDLNIPTARVGTYDTQLVEHFFQSLVNTSGMTLHIRQLAGKNSHHIIEATFKAFARALRQATEYDPRRLGTIPSSKGVLSRS